One region of Termitidicoccus mucosus genomic DNA includes:
- a CDS encoding virion core protein, T7 gp14 family has product MCHPAVGYAIAALSTAASIVGQNQAAKAQESYQEDLIKTNNVNATKSSETLREQQANQREAASREAEQARIAGRKAAATASTAAGESGVAGASVEALLGEFKAEEGRYKEALARQTTINDSNTESQIDALKTGASFQNIQTAQPIARPNYFAEGLKLGGRWLDIYNIQKAKKPPLV; this is encoded by the coding sequence ATGTGTCACCCTGCCGTTGGCTATGCAATAGCCGCCCTTAGCACCGCTGCCAGTATCGTTGGTCAGAACCAAGCCGCCAAGGCCCAGGAATCCTACCAAGAAGACCTGATAAAGACCAACAACGTCAATGCCACGAAGTCCTCGGAAACCCTCCGGGAACAACAGGCGAACCAGCGAGAGGCCGCCTCCCGTGAGGCCGAGCAGGCCCGCATTGCAGGCCGCAAGGCCGCCGCTACAGCCTCCACCGCTGCCGGTGAGTCCGGCGTTGCAGGAGCCTCCGTGGAGGCCCTCCTTGGTGAGTTCAAGGCCGAGGAAGGCCGCTACAAGGAAGCCCTTGCCCGTCAGACCACGATTAACGACAGCAACACTGAATCCCAGATCGACGCCCTGAAGACGGGAGCCAGCTTCCAGAACATCCAGACTGCCCAACCCATCGCCCGCCCCAACTACTTTGCGGAGGGCCTGAAGCTGGGTGGGCGATGGCTAGATATTTATAACATTCAGAAGGCAAAGAAGCCGCCCCTTGTATGA
- a CDS encoding excisionase family DNA-binding protein produces the protein MSREEAAIYLGVSIRWLARAIATKRLRVARLGRRVIIRLAELRRLVELAEAVAA, from the coding sequence ATGAGCCGTGAAGAGGCGGCCATTTACCTTGGCGTCAGTATCCGATGGCTGGCCCGCGCCATTGCCACCAAGAGGCTCCGCGTTGCCCGTCTTGGCCGTAGAGTCATTATCCGGCTGGCAGAGCTGAGGCGGCTTGTTGAGCTGGCGGAAGCCGTGGCAGCATGA
- a CDS encoding dihydrolipoyl dehydrogenase family protein produces MKPFDFLVIGGGSAGFNAARVAAGLGQRVAIVDGARELGGLCILRGCMPSKTLIHMAEVLHLAQKAKTFGLKIPRAAADMRAMHARKKKIIAEFADHRAKALASGGYKLFRSHARFADPHTVELDDGKKLTAQKILVATGSRVSVPPIPGLAGTPAWTSDDVLDLDFIPESVLVLGGGIVACELSQFLRRIGSRVVQVQRSAHILSDHSPEASGVVAQSLRDDGIELFAGTKILRVAAVGGGNNDGSADIPVRDARGIAGRNARAPLIKAAAGARGVAATFEHGGKTITRRARHLFNALGREPLTDGLNLAAAGVKLRAGGRIAVNRFQQTSAPHIYAGGDVCGPHDIVHLAVAQGELAARHASGVPNLKPIDNALLLNVVFTSPALATIGVLEGELREKGVPFLSAGYPFNDHGKSILMDENYGFVKVIAEPKRGRLLGAEIVGPQAGELIHCFNTPLAMRATVFDMLRAPWYHPTLAEIITYPLEEIADRIGAGARDRT; encoded by the coding sequence ATGAAACCATTCGACTTTCTCGTCATCGGCGGCGGCAGCGCCGGATTCAACGCGGCCCGCGTCGCCGCCGGGCTCGGCCAGCGCGTCGCCATCGTGGACGGCGCGCGCGAACTCGGCGGACTCTGCATCCTGCGCGGCTGCATGCCGTCAAAAACGCTCATCCACATGGCCGAGGTGCTGCACCTCGCGCAAAAGGCGAAAACCTTCGGCCTCAAAATTCCCCGCGCCGCCGCCGACATGCGGGCGATGCACGCGCGAAAGAAAAAAATCATCGCGGAGTTCGCCGACCATCGAGCGAAGGCGCTCGCGTCCGGCGGCTACAAGCTCTTCCGCAGCCACGCCCGCTTTGCCGATCCGCACACGGTCGAACTCGACGACGGCAAAAAACTCACCGCGCAAAAAATCCTCGTCGCCACCGGCTCGCGCGTATCCGTTCCACCGATACCCGGGCTCGCGGGGACGCCCGCCTGGACGAGCGACGACGTGCTCGACCTCGATTTCATTCCCGAGAGCGTGCTCGTGCTCGGCGGCGGCATCGTGGCCTGCGAGCTCTCCCAGTTCCTCCGGCGCATCGGCTCGCGCGTCGTGCAAGTCCAGCGCAGCGCGCACATCCTCAGCGACCACTCGCCCGAGGCGTCGGGCGTCGTGGCGCAGTCCTTGCGCGACGACGGCATCGAGCTCTTCGCCGGCACGAAAATCCTGCGCGTCGCCGCCGTCGGCGGCGGCAACAATGACGGGAGCGCGGACATTCCTGTCCGCGACGCGCGTGGAATCGCGGGCAGGAATGCCCGCGCTCCTTTGATAAAAGCCGCCGCCGGCGCGCGCGGCGTCGCCGCCACCTTCGAGCACGGCGGCAAAACCATCACGCGCCGCGCCCGCCATCTGTTCAACGCGCTCGGACGCGAGCCGCTCACCGACGGCCTGAATCTCGCCGCCGCCGGCGTAAAACTCCGCGCCGGCGGGCGCATCGCCGTCAACCGTTTCCAGCAGACCAGCGCGCCGCACATCTACGCGGGCGGCGACGTCTGCGGCCCGCACGACATCGTGCACCTCGCCGTCGCGCAAGGCGAGCTGGCCGCGCGGCATGCGTCTGGCGTTCCGAACCTGAAGCCCATCGACAACGCGCTTCTGCTCAACGTGGTGTTCACCAGCCCGGCGCTCGCCACCATCGGCGTGCTCGAAGGGGAGTTGCGCGAAAAAGGCGTGCCGTTCCTGTCGGCGGGCTATCCGTTCAACGATCACGGCAAGTCCATCCTGATGGATGAGAATTACGGCTTCGTGAAGGTCATCGCCGAGCCGAAACGCGGACGCCTGCTCGGCGCCGAGATCGTCGGCCCGCAGGCGGGCGAGCTGATCCACTGTTTCAACACCCCGCTGGCGATGCGCGCGACGGTTTTCGACATGCTGCGCGCCCCGTGGTATCACCCCACCCTCGCGGAGATCATCACCTATCCGCTGGAAGAGATCGCCGACCGGATCGGCGCTGGTGCCCGGGACAGGACTTGA
- a CDS encoding DJ-1 family glyoxalase III, which produces MPTVLAILPEGFEEIEAVTPIDLLRRAGVEVTTAALADDTPVTGRTGITVRADTTLARVAGNTYDLLFLPGGPGVKHLRADPRVAALVKAQAAAGRWLAAICAAPTVLNDAGLLAGRRHTAHFSVAAELPARLADERVVIDGKIITSRGAGTALDFGLALVGQLISPEKSREIHASICA; this is translated from the coding sequence ATGCCCACAGTTCTCGCCATTTTGCCAGAGGGTTTTGAGGAAATCGAAGCCGTCACGCCCATCGACCTCCTGCGCCGCGCCGGCGTGGAGGTCACCACGGCCGCGCTGGCCGACGACACGCCGGTCACCGGCCGCACCGGCATCACCGTGCGCGCCGACACGACGCTCGCCCGCGTCGCCGGCAACACTTACGACCTGCTTTTCCTGCCCGGCGGCCCCGGGGTGAAACACCTGCGCGCCGATCCGCGCGTGGCCGCGCTCGTGAAGGCCCAGGCCGCCGCCGGACGCTGGCTCGCCGCCATTTGCGCCGCGCCGACCGTGCTCAATGACGCCGGGCTGCTCGCCGGACGCCGCCACACCGCGCACTTCTCCGTCGCCGCCGAACTGCCCGCGCGCCTTGCCGACGAGCGCGTCGTCATCGACGGGAAAATCATCACCTCGCGAGGAGCGGGCACCGCGCTCGACTTCGGGCTGGCGCTGGTCGGGCAACTGATCTCGCCGGAAAAATCGCGGGAAATCCATGCGTCGATCTGCGCGTGA
- a CDS encoding NAD-dependent epimerase/dehydratase family protein — protein sequence MSADAPGKFLGRRLVVFGAGYVGGAVAREAAARGMRVTALTRNPEKARVLAEAGVDAVVGELADDAWHGRIAERGADFVLNCVSAGGGGLEGYRRSYVDGMRSVAGWAAKMRGLAGPGQRGIGMLVYTSSTAVYPQTGGAVVGEEAPCDGRATGGGGDGRARLLLEAERLALAMHAEGTARGVAVLRLAGIYGPGRHQLLDKLRDGADELPGRGDYYMNLVHRDDIVGAIWAAFSSPEAQGVFNIADDSAATRGEICGWLARQLGRAAPRFSGVAAGGRRGALLHRLIANRRAKAQLDWHLRYPTFREGYAPVLSRPSGDGRDDCCGSAGG from the coding sequence ATGAGCGCAGATGCACCCGGAAAATTTTTGGGCAGGCGGCTGGTCGTTTTCGGCGCGGGCTACGTGGGCGGTGCGGTGGCGCGCGAAGCGGCGGCTCGGGGGATGAGAGTGACGGCGTTGACGCGCAATCCCGAAAAGGCCCGCGTCCTCGCTGAGGCGGGCGTGGATGCGGTCGTCGGCGAACTGGCGGACGACGCGTGGCATGGGCGCATCGCGGAGCGCGGCGCGGATTTTGTCTTGAATTGCGTGAGCGCGGGCGGCGGCGGACTGGAGGGATATCGCAGAAGCTACGTGGACGGCATGCGCTCCGTGGCTGGTTGGGCGGCAAAAATGCGCGGGCTGGCAGGCCCCGGCCAAAGAGGGATTGGCATGTTGGTTTACACCAGCAGCACGGCGGTTTATCCGCAGACCGGCGGCGCGGTGGTCGGCGAGGAGGCGCCGTGCGACGGACGAGCAACCGGGGGCGGGGGCGACGGACGCGCGCGGTTGTTGCTGGAGGCCGAGCGGCTCGCGCTCGCGATGCACGCGGAGGGCACGGCGCGCGGCGTGGCGGTGCTGCGGCTCGCCGGCATCTATGGGCCGGGGCGGCACCAGTTGCTCGACAAACTGCGCGACGGGGCGGATGAGCTGCCGGGGCGCGGTGATTATTATATGAATCTTGTCCATCGCGATGACATCGTCGGCGCGATCTGGGCGGCATTTTCCAGTCCTGAGGCGCAGGGTGTTTTCAACATCGCGGACGACAGCGCGGCCACGCGCGGCGAAATCTGTGGCTGGCTGGCCCGGCAGCTCGGCCGCGCCGCCCCGCGTTTTTCCGGCGTCGCGGCGGGCGGACGGCGCGGCGCATTGTTGCACCGCCTCATCGCCAACCGCCGGGCCAAGGCCCAATTGGACTGGCACTTGCGTTATCCGACATTCCGCGAAGGATATGCGCCGGTTCTTTCGCGTCCTTCCGGCGATGGGCGGGATGATTGTTGTGGCTCGGCAGGCGGATAA
- the guaA gene encoding glutamine-hydrolyzing GMP synthase, giving the protein MPQTIAVLDFGSQYTQVIARRIRECQVYSKIYHFETPAQVLRDDGVAGIILSGGPSSVFASNAPMPDRAIFDLGVPVLGICYGVQLMGKLLGGKVAKSQRREYGLGSLGIRKKSPLFAGLPRKLNVWNSHGDKLTALPPGFAAVARTENSEFAAILDARRRFHGIQFHPEVYHTEHGMDIIRNFVFGVCGMSENWTTADFIKHTVADIRAQVGKGRVLLALSGGVDSSVAAALLHKAIGRQLVCVYVDTGLMRKDETANIEKLYAKHFKIDLRVVDASSIFLRRLKGVTDPEQKRKIIGNTFIEIFEKKARELKTREHIEFLGQGTIYPDVIESVAIGNNPAALIKSHHNVGGLPERMKFKLVEPLRQLFKDEVRRVGEKLGLPREVVWRQPFPGPGLGIRVIGEITKPRLDVLREADAILLEEMMAAGLYYKIWQSFCVYLPVKSVGVIGDERNYADIIALRLVESIDAMTADWADLPRELLQKVSNRITNEVRGVSRVVLDISSKPPATIEWE; this is encoded by the coding sequence ATGCCACAAACCATCGCCGTCCTCGACTTTGGCTCCCAATACACGCAGGTCATTGCCCGCCGCATTCGCGAGTGTCAGGTTTACTCAAAAATCTACCACTTCGAAACACCGGCCCAAGTGCTGCGCGACGACGGCGTGGCCGGCATCATTCTCTCGGGCGGCCCCAGTTCGGTCTTCGCATCCAATGCGCCCATGCCCGACCGGGCCATCTTCGACCTCGGCGTCCCGGTGCTCGGCATCTGCTACGGCGTGCAGCTCATGGGCAAGCTCCTTGGCGGCAAGGTCGCCAAAAGCCAGCGCCGCGAATACGGCCTCGGCTCGCTCGGCATCCGCAAAAAATCCCCGCTCTTCGCCGGCCTCCCGCGCAAGCTCAACGTGTGGAATTCCCACGGCGACAAACTCACCGCGCTCCCGCCCGGCTTCGCCGCCGTCGCCCGCACGGAAAATTCCGAGTTTGCCGCGATTCTGGACGCGCGCCGCCGCTTCCACGGCATCCAGTTCCACCCCGAGGTTTACCACACCGAGCACGGCATGGACATCATCCGCAACTTCGTCTTCGGCGTCTGCGGCATGTCGGAAAACTGGACCACCGCCGATTTCATCAAGCACACCGTCGCCGACATCCGCGCCCAGGTCGGCAAGGGCCGCGTCCTCCTCGCCCTCTCCGGCGGCGTCGATTCCTCCGTCGCCGCCGCGCTCCTCCACAAGGCCATCGGCCGCCAGCTTGTCTGCGTTTACGTGGACACCGGCCTCATGCGCAAGGACGAGACCGCCAACATCGAAAAACTCTACGCGAAGCATTTCAAAATCGACCTTCGCGTCGTGGACGCCTCCTCCATCTTCCTGCGCCGGCTCAAGGGCGTCACCGACCCCGAGCAAAAGCGCAAGATCATCGGCAACACCTTCATCGAAATTTTTGAGAAAAAAGCCCGCGAACTCAAAACCCGCGAGCACATCGAGTTCCTCGGCCAGGGCACCATTTACCCCGATGTCATCGAGAGCGTCGCCATCGGCAACAATCCCGCCGCCCTCATCAAGTCCCACCACAATGTCGGCGGCCTGCCCGAGCGCATGAAATTCAAGCTCGTCGAGCCCCTTCGCCAGCTCTTCAAGGACGAAGTCCGCCGCGTCGGCGAAAAACTCGGTCTCCCCCGCGAAGTCGTCTGGCGCCAGCCTTTCCCCGGCCCCGGCCTCGGCATCCGCGTCATCGGCGAAATCACCAAGCCGCGCCTCGACGTCCTCCGCGAGGCCGACGCCATTCTCCTCGAGGAAATGATGGCCGCCGGCCTGTATTATAAAATCTGGCAGAGCTTCTGCGTGTATCTCCCGGTAAAATCCGTCGGCGTGATCGGCGACGAGCGCAACTACGCCGACATCATCGCCCTGCGCCTGGTCGAGAGCATAGACGCCATGACCGCCGACTGGGCGGACCTTCCCCGCGAGCTTCTGCAAAAAGTCTCCAACCGCATCACCAACGAAGTCCGCGGCGTGAGCCGTGTCGTCCTCGACATCAGCTCCAAGCCGCCCGCGACGATCGAGTGGGAGTGA
- a CDS encoding DUF262 domain-containing protein, giving the protein MSKLNVDQKNIKGLLADKSANFLIPDYQRPYAWEEDECQTLWDDIFTFAFPDNDVNAFNKNDEYFLGAIVTYKNDNHQSEVIDGQQRLTTILLLLRAFYDKFGYMKDNASQDMRKYISTCIWMTDEFGNADMANLKIDSEVATDDEKEEFLSLLKHGLPVKTAHSKYAKNYRFFEEKINSFIAKYPSYLPFLPARILNNCILLPIEADSQDTALRIFSTLNDRGLPLADADIFKAQFYKYYEKQGTKADFIDDWKELSSGTKKIFHPINGTPMDELFTKYMYYVRASEGNKSTTTEALRKFYEADKYRRLLTDHTIGDLRILLAFWKAVAEQDEKRFSEDVLKKLFVLKYAPNGMWEYFTTVYFLSYRDEAGNLDDAGFKNFLSKITAFIFAYSLTNPGVNALRTPVYAEMLKIYRKQQCDFADFKFDTEHIRRVLENYKFTNNRTVTRSLITWYAFTFDGQKRPSSDDGDFDIEHIYAKERHNKENKLENPDNLEELGNKILLEKSINIRAADYKFQDKKRYYNGYADAKGNRHSASMIIEYCELAQKDDFTEKDIMERDRKIHDRFIAYLEAEGLLKDYKPMI; this is encoded by the coding sequence ATGAGCAAGCTGAACGTAGACCAAAAGAACATTAAAGGGTTGCTGGCTGACAAGTCCGCGAATTTCCTGATTCCCGATTATCAACGTCCATATGCATGGGAGGAAGATGAGTGCCAGACTCTTTGGGATGACATATTCACCTTTGCGTTCCCGGACAACGACGTGAACGCGTTCAACAAAAACGACGAATACTTTCTGGGGGCTATCGTCACCTACAAGAACGACAACCATCAATCCGAGGTGATTGACGGCCAGCAGCGGTTGACCACAATCCTGCTCCTGCTGCGGGCGTTCTACGACAAGTTCGGGTATATGAAGGACAACGCTTCGCAGGATATGAGAAAGTATATCTCCACCTGCATTTGGATGACGGACGAGTTTGGAAACGCAGACATGGCAAACCTGAAAATTGATTCGGAGGTGGCCACCGATGACGAGAAAGAGGAGTTTCTTTCCCTCCTGAAACACGGACTTCCAGTCAAAACGGCGCATAGCAAATACGCAAAAAACTATCGGTTCTTTGAAGAAAAAATAAACAGCTTCATCGCTAAATACCCCTCGTATCTGCCATTCCTGCCCGCGCGGATTCTCAACAACTGCATCCTCTTGCCCATAGAAGCCGATTCGCAAGACACAGCCCTCCGAATTTTCTCTACGCTGAACGACCGTGGACTGCCTCTTGCGGACGCCGACATCTTCAAGGCGCAGTTCTACAAATACTACGAAAAGCAGGGGACAAAGGCCGACTTCATCGACGACTGGAAAGAACTGTCCTCCGGCACCAAGAAAATATTCCATCCCATCAATGGCACTCCGATGGATGAGTTGTTCACGAAATACATGTATTACGTTAGAGCATCCGAGGGCAACAAATCGACCACGACTGAAGCCCTTCGCAAATTCTATGAGGCCGACAAATACCGCCGTCTGCTCACAGATCACACGATTGGCGACCTGAGGATACTTTTGGCTTTCTGGAAGGCAGTGGCCGAACAGGACGAGAAGCGGTTCTCCGAGGATGTGCTGAAAAAGCTGTTTGTGCTGAAATACGCGCCCAATGGAATGTGGGAGTATTTCACCACTGTCTACTTTCTGTCATATCGGGACGAGGCGGGCAATCTGGATGATGCCGGATTCAAGAATTTCCTGTCGAAAATTACAGCGTTTATATTCGCCTACTCGCTTACCAATCCGGGCGTGAACGCGCTCCGCACTCCCGTCTATGCTGAAATGCTGAAAATCTATAGAAAGCAGCAATGCGACTTTGCGGATTTCAAGTTTGACACGGAACATATCCGCAGGGTGTTGGAGAACTACAAATTCACGAACAACAGGACGGTGACCCGTTCGCTGATTACATGGTATGCGTTCACCTTTGACGGGCAGAAGCGGCCATCCTCCGATGATGGCGACTTCGACATCGAACACATCTATGCCAAGGAACGGCACAACAAGGAAAACAAGCTCGAAAACCCGGATAATCTCGAAGAGTTGGGTAACAAGATATTGCTCGAAAAATCCATCAATATCCGTGCGGCGGATTACAAATTTCAAGACAAGAAGCGTTATTACAACGGCTATGCTGATGCCAAGGGCAATAGGCATTCAGCGAGCATGATTATCGAGTATTGTGAGCTGGCACAGAAAGACGATTTCACCGAAAAGGATATCATGGAGCGCGACCGGAAGATACACGACAGGTTCATTGCCTATCTCGAAGCGGAGGGGTTGCTGAAAGATTACAAACCGATGATCTAA
- the hisD gene encoding histidinol dehydrogenase, whose product MLLLSTTSKSFADELAAFCSAASAPKEIQDSVAAILADVRARGDEAVVYYAAKFDGAKLRAREIRVKETDLAAAAKTLAAAERKAILAAHENIAAYHRKNLPAGWLGKNKHGAEVGEKFDPIRRVGLYIPGGQVPLVSTVLMTATLAKTAGCPEIAVFTPSDSSGHVAPALLAALHLVGVTEVYRVGGVQAVGAMAYGTASIPAVDKCFGPGNAYVCEAKRQVFGVIGVDSLPGPSELMVIADETARADYVAADLLAQAEHGSGREKIYLVATSREIIDAVNAEIDAQLKLITRAGKTQTVLANGYAAIETAGLAEAAQVANYVAPEHLEIIVKPAAEKKLLREITTAGAIFLGNHTPTALGDFTAGPSHVLPTARTARFSSGLRVTDFMRRTSIVRYGPGTVKKGGEVTSVFAAMEKLDAHGRSVKIRC is encoded by the coding sequence ATGCTCCTCCTCTCCACCACCTCCAAATCCTTCGCCGACGAACTCGCCGCGTTTTGCAGCGCCGCGTCCGCGCCGAAGGAAATCCAGGACAGTGTCGCCGCCATCCTCGCCGACGTCCGCGCGCGCGGGGACGAGGCGGTCGTTTACTACGCCGCCAAGTTCGACGGCGCGAAGCTCCGCGCCCGCGAGATCCGCGTGAAGGAGACCGACCTCGCCGCCGCCGCCAAGACCCTCGCCGCCGCCGAGCGCAAGGCCATCCTCGCCGCCCACGAGAACATCGCCGCCTATCACCGCAAAAACCTCCCCGCCGGATGGCTCGGCAAAAACAAGCACGGAGCCGAGGTCGGCGAGAAGTTCGACCCCATCCGCCGCGTCGGCCTCTACATCCCCGGCGGACAGGTTCCGCTCGTTTCCACCGTGCTCATGACCGCCACGCTCGCGAAGACCGCGGGCTGCCCGGAAATCGCCGTTTTCACCCCGTCCGATTCCTCCGGGCACGTCGCCCCCGCGCTCCTCGCCGCGCTGCACCTGGTCGGCGTGACCGAGGTTTACCGCGTCGGCGGCGTGCAGGCCGTCGGCGCGATGGCCTACGGCACGGCCAGCATTCCCGCCGTGGACAAATGCTTCGGTCCCGGCAACGCCTACGTGTGCGAGGCCAAGCGCCAGGTTTTCGGCGTCATCGGCGTGGACTCGCTTCCCGGCCCCAGCGAACTGATGGTCATCGCCGACGAAACCGCGCGCGCCGATTACGTCGCCGCCGACCTCCTCGCCCAGGCCGAGCACGGCTCGGGCCGCGAGAAGATTTACCTCGTCGCCACGTCCCGCGAGATCATCGACGCCGTCAACGCCGAGATTGACGCCCAGTTGAAACTCATCACCCGTGCCGGGAAAACGCAGACCGTCCTCGCCAACGGCTACGCGGCCATCGAGACCGCCGGTCTCGCCGAGGCCGCGCAAGTCGCCAACTACGTCGCGCCCGAGCACCTCGAAATCATCGTGAAGCCCGCCGCCGAGAAAAAACTTCTCCGCGAGATCACGACCGCCGGCGCGATTTTCCTCGGCAACCACACGCCGACCGCGCTCGGCGATTTCACCGCCGGCCCCAGCCACGTGCTGCCCACGGCGCGCACCGCGCGTTTTTCCAGCGGCCTGCGCGTGACCGATTTCATGCGCCGCACCAGCATCGTCCGCTACGGTCCCGGCACGGTGAAAAAAGGCGGCGAGGTCACCTCCGTGTTCGCCGCCATGGAAAAACTCGACGCCCACGGGCGCTCCGTGAAAATCCGTTGCTGA
- a CDS encoding Gfo/Idh/MocA family protein — translation MKTKSSRVNVAVVGLGYMGVTHLRAWQKIRNARIVAVCDATRLPENGVLRGVAGNIKSDSGGLDLGAKLKTYRELGPLLADPEVDLVDICTPTPLHPGQVIAALRAGRHVLCEKPLARTPAETKKILRAASESKGFLMPAMCMRFWTGWRELKELVETQKYGRALAAAFRRVSQRPAWSTTNTYAGADMGGALYDLHIHDTDFINYIFGRPQRVQSRGVISANGSIEHVVTHYIYPGGPLVSAEGSWLHQGGFSMGFSINFERATIETDFAKGGAWRLSEAGKKTREVAWRGPDGYDAEIRYFADCVARGVRPEVVTAQDALTTLQICEAEEKSVRAGARER, via the coding sequence ATGAAAACAAAATCCAGCCGCGTTAATGTTGCCGTCGTCGGTCTCGGCTACATGGGCGTCACGCATCTGCGGGCGTGGCAAAAAATCCGCAATGCGCGCATCGTCGCCGTCTGCGACGCCACCAGGCTGCCGGAGAACGGCGTGCTGCGGGGCGTGGCGGGCAATATAAAAAGCGATTCGGGCGGCCTGGATTTGGGCGCGAAATTAAAAACATACCGCGAGCTTGGGCCGTTGCTTGCCGACCCGGAGGTGGATCTGGTCGATATATGCACGCCCACGCCGCTGCATCCGGGGCAGGTCATCGCGGCGCTGAGGGCGGGCAGGCACGTGCTTTGCGAAAAGCCGCTCGCGCGCACCCCGGCGGAGACAAAAAAAATCCTGCGCGCGGCCTCGGAATCGAAGGGATTTCTCATGCCCGCGATGTGCATGCGATTCTGGACGGGCTGGCGCGAACTCAAGGAACTCGTCGAAACCCAAAAATACGGGCGCGCGCTGGCGGCGGCTTTCCGCCGCGTCTCGCAGAGGCCGGCTTGGAGCACGACCAACACCTACGCGGGCGCGGACATGGGCGGCGCGTTGTATGACCTGCACATCCACGACACCGATTTCATAAATTATATTTTTGGCCGTCCGCAACGCGTCCAATCACGCGGCGTGATTTCCGCGAACGGCTCAATCGAGCACGTGGTGACGCATTATATTTATCCGGGCGGACCGCTCGTAAGCGCGGAGGGAAGCTGGCTGCACCAGGGCGGATTCAGCATGGGCTTTTCCATTAATTTCGAGCGCGCGACCATCGAGACCGATTTTGCGAAGGGCGGCGCGTGGCGGCTGTCGGAAGCCGGCAAAAAGACGCGCGAGGTGGCTTGGCGCGGGCCGGATGGCTACGATGCCGAGATCCGTTACTTCGCGGACTGCGTGGCGCGCGGGGTCCGCCCGGAGGTTGTCACGGCGCAGGATGCGCTGACGACGCTGCAAATCTGCGAGGCCGAGGAGAAATCGGTGCGCGCAGGCGCGAGGGAGCGTTGA
- a CDS encoding sugar phosphate isomerase/epimerase family protein, translating to MMPIHAPMPGRLAVCSWSLQARDQHELIERLVRTGIRNVQLALDPLRETPAAWDGIESLLARNNITVISGMLGCVGEDYTTLESIKRTGGIAPDATWAENLANFREGAAIASRLGLKLVTFHAGFLPRKTDAGFPVMKERLETLASLFAERKIALGLETGQETAGELAELMRELADGKNNNIGVNFDPGNMILYGKGDPVAALRALAPWLRQIHIKDARHAKTPGAWGEEVPAGRGDVDWAHFFETLRELGYGGDFAIEREAGMQRVEDIREGREFLGKFV from the coding sequence ATGATGCCCATCCACGCACCCATGCCCGGACGCCTTGCGGTTTGCAGCTGGTCGTTGCAGGCGCGCGACCAGCACGAGTTGATTGAGCGGCTTGTGCGCACCGGCATTCGCAACGTGCAACTGGCGCTCGACCCCTTGCGCGAAACCCCGGCGGCGTGGGACGGCATCGAAAGCCTGCTCGCCAGAAATAATATAACCGTCATTTCGGGCATGCTCGGCTGCGTCGGGGAGGATTATACAACGCTCGAATCAATCAAGCGCACCGGCGGCATCGCGCCCGATGCCACGTGGGCGGAAAACCTGGCGAATTTTCGCGAGGGCGCGGCGATTGCATCGCGTCTCGGCTTGAAACTCGTGACATTTCACGCAGGCTTCCTCCCGCGCAAAACGGACGCGGGCTTCCCCGTGATGAAGGAACGGCTGGAGACGCTCGCCAGCCTTTTTGCGGAAAGAAAAATCGCGCTCGGACTGGAGACGGGGCAGGAAACCGCCGGGGAGCTGGCGGAGTTGATGCGGGAGCTGGCGGACGGCAAAAACAATAACATCGGGGTGAACTTCGATCCGGGAAACATGATTCTCTACGGCAAGGGCGACCCGGTCGCGGCGCTGCGCGCGCTGGCGCCGTGGCTGCGGCAGATTCACATCAAGGACGCCAGGCATGCGAAAACGCCCGGCGCATGGGGCGAGGAGGTCCCGGCGGGGCGGGGCGATGTTGATTGGGCGCATTTCTTTGAGACGTTGCGCGAGCTGGGCTATGGCGGCGATTTTGCAATCGAGCGCGAGGCCGGGATGCAGCGCGTCGAGGATATTCGCGAGGGGCGGGAATTCCTTGGAAAATTCGTATAA